A genomic region of Colletotrichum destructivum chromosome 1, complete sequence contains the following coding sequences:
- a CDS encoding Putative AH/BAR domain superfamily, sorting nexin-8/Mvp1, PX domain superfamily yields the protein MSLFGSSPPADSPSNTSAAPSRSLFDEEPMSKSASNSLFTDDDFAGAESSPWDMPTPRKKQSRADVVRNLLSASDVPGAYIETFDTVVRDDGAGGRVTAGGVAKLFAAARLGADHQAQIMSMVVPAAGGDIAVARGEFNVLLALVALAQEGETISLDTVDERRRNLPLPKLAGLTAAPVMPPVSELAVNPPQAPATPVQESASPPPPPQPSSLRRPPMDFPEPEDPWNSPDVHKGHAHAIAASPSRTNGASPQHPALNANGNGNSNGNGNGNGNGNGNGDYSTSPGTAIAGRTMSSYTTATAGSETGSGRHAVISGTSPGGGWGGYFDGSTQGGGFNEPVPNQVTSPFGSAGGGRDATGNSAAVPPLRSAVSGRSGGPVEENIVVTLLPEKEGLFMFQHHNYEVSSIRRGSKVIRRYSDFVWLLDCLHKRYPFRALPLLPPKRVAVNGNHFSNDGAFIEKRRRGLARFLNALVRHPILGQEQLIIMFLTVPTELAVWRKQATISVQDEFQGRVLPPGLEDSLPPTLEALFDKTRSGIRRSAELYINICNVMDRLVKRSEGVAADHARIAMSLTSLTETSADTYASDTNEVPLLNDGLTSMSRHLRTCQTLLEDESKAWDEGVLEDLKRQRDALVSIRDLFDRRERLDKDNIPYLERRIQTNETKLANLRSKPEGMVKPGEIEKVVDAIIKDKESIVNQHNRSIFVKECIRDELIYFQHTQFHVSRWNQDWAQERVKYSEMLADNWRRLLDELEGMPLGD from the exons ATGTCCCTCTTCGGCTCGTCGCCACCGGCGGATTCTCCGTCCAACACCTCTGCTGCGCCCTCGCGATCTCTATTCGACGAAGAGCCCATGTCCAAGTCCGCTTCCAACTCGCTAttcaccgacgacgacttcgccgGAGCCGAGTCCTCGCCCTGGGACATGCCTACcccgaggaagaagcagtctcgcgccgacgtcgtccgcaACCTGCTGTCCGCCTCCGACGTGCCCGGCGCCTACATCGAGACCTTTGACACCGTCGTGCGCGACGATGGAGCTGGAGGGCGTGTCACGGCCGGCGGTGTGGCCAAGCTATTTGCAGCCGCGCGCCTGGGAGCGGACCACCAGGCGCAGATCATGTCCATGGTTGTGCCCGCTGCAGGTGGCGATATCGCCGTCGCTCGCGGCGAGTTTaacgtcctcctcgccctcgttgCCCTTGCCCAGGAGGGCGAGACCATCAGcctcgacaccgtcgacgaACGACGCAGGA ATCTCCCACTCCCCAAGCTCGCCGGCCTGACTGCTGCTCCCGTGATGCCTCCCGTCTCCGAGCTTGCTGTCAACCCTCCCCAAGCTCCCGCAACCCCCGTCCAAGAATCtgcatcgccgccaccgccgcctcagCCAAGCAGCCTGCGCCGACCCCCAATGGACTTTCCCGAACCCGAAGACCCGTGGAACTCACCCGACGTACACAAGGGTCATGCccacgccatcgccgcctctCCCAGCAGGACCAATGGCGCCAGTCCACAGCACCCTGCGCTAAACGCCAATGGTAACGGCAATAGCAACGGCAACGGGAACGGCAACGGGAACGGCAATGGCAATGGCGATTACAGCACGTCACCAGGCACAGCCATCGCCGGTCGGACCATGTCTTCTTACACAACTGCCACCGCTGGCTCCGAGACGGGTTCTGGGCGCCATGCTGTGATCAGTGGCACGTcgccgggcggcggctggggcggcTACTTCGACGGCAGCACCCAGGGCGGCGGATTCAACGAACCCGTCCCCAATCAGGTCACAAGCCCCTTCGGCAGCGCGGGTGGCGGACGCGACGCGACCGGAAACTCCGCAGCCGTGCCGCCTCTGCGGTCTGCCGTCAGCGGCCGATCAGGAGGCCCCGTGGAGGAGAACATTGTCGTCACTCTGTTGCCTGAGAAGGAGGGCCTTTTCATGTTCCAGCACCACAACTACGAGGTTTCGAGTATTCGACGGGGCAGCAAGGTCATCAGACGGTACAGCGACTTCGTATGGCTTTTGGATTGTCTGCACAAGCGCTATCCTTTCAGGGCGCTGCCTCTGTTGCCGCCCAAGCGCGTCGCTG TCAACGGTAACCATTTCTCCAACGATggcgccttcatcgagaAGCGCCGCAGAGGCCTGGCCAGATTCCTAAACGCCCTCGTTCGCCATCCCATTCTTGGCCAGGAACAGCTCATCATCATGTTCCTTACCGTGCCAACT GAACTGGCCGTATGGCGCAAGCAGGCCACCATTTCCGTCCAAGACGAGTTTCAGGGACGTGTCTTGCCACCTGGGCTGGAGGACTCGTTGCCCCCTACCCTTGAGGCCCTCTTCGACAAGACACGGTCCGGTATTCGGCGGTCGGCGGAGCTGTACATTAACATTTGCAACGTCATGGACCGTTTGGTGAAGCGTAGCGAGGGTGTTGCTGCCGATCATGCCCGCATTGCCATGTCCCTTACTTCGTTGACGGAAACGAGCGCCGATACCTACGCGAGCGACACCAACGAAGTGCCTCTGCTCAACGACGGTCTGACATCCATGAGCAGGCACCTGAGAACGTGCCAGACCCTGTTGGAAGACGAAAGCAAGGCGTGGGACGAGGGAGTGCTGGAGGATCTCAAGCGCCAGCGTGATGCTCTCGTCAGTATCCGCGACTTGTTTGATCGCAGGGAACGTCTTGACAAGGACAACATTCCCTACCTCGAGCGGAGGATCCAGACCAATGAGACCAAGCTGGCGAACCTCCGTAGCAAGCCTGAGGGCATGGTCAAGCCAGGCGAGATTGAGAAGGTGGTTGACGCGATTATCAAG GATAAAGAGTCCATCGTCAACCAGCACAACCGATCCATCTTCGTCAAGGAATGCATCCGCGACGAGCTCATCTACTTCCAGCATACGCAATTCCACGTCTCGCGCTGGAACCAGGACTGGGCTCAGGAGCGCGTCAAGTACTCCGAGATGTTGGCCGACAATTGGCGCCgtctccttgacgagcttgagGGCATGCCCCTCGGCGACTAA
- a CDS encoding Putative UDP-glucose/GDP-mannose dehydrogenase, NAD(P)-binding domain superfamily has translation MDTQMLTPDTPGWSPSCRSTFPFESPEGPKSETWDFSHDGYYPITPPTEECESDEELATIASSVDLEAELLVAVIGVGYVGEHLVGNFARKFNVLGFDVSEARVQSLEKHFGPDSKAKFTCKPSDMAAATHFLISVPTLLRPDQTIDSSFLRSALKNVATYARPGSVVVVESSVAVGMTRELLGPLAKERHFFAGMSPERVDPGRVEPPAFAIPKIVSGLDDMVPGSLNAIVRLYSQVFDHVVPVSRPEVAEMTKLYENCQRMMCIAFANEMADACLGHGVDPYEVSGAAATKPFGYMPFTPSLGVGGHCIPVNPYYLLSNSQFPLLQHATEKMRARPAAIAQRAVETLCAEKLRPSVLVVGMGFKKGQSHLANSPGLELAKSLVLTEKVDVCWADPLVKQEAVPQIARLDVEDWNVKSLEQRFDMIIVAFRQTGLEFDVLNRLEGTRVEMWCN, from the coding sequence ATGGACACCCAGATGCTCACTCCCGACACTCCGGGGTGGTCTCCTTCATGCCGCAGTACCTTCCCCTTCGAGTCTCCCGAGGGCCCCAAGTCAGAGACTTGGGACTTCTCCCACGATGGATACTATCCCATCACCCCTCCCACAGAGGAGTGCGagtccgacgaggagctcgcaACCATTGCGAGCTCTGTTGATCTCGAGGCGGAGCTGCTGGtggccgtcatcggcgttgGATACGTTGGAGAGCACCTCGTGGGCAACTTCGCTCGCAAGTTCAATGTTCTCGGCTTCGATGTCTCGGAGGCGCGCGTGCAGAGCCTCGAGAAGCATTTCGGCCCGGATAGCAAGGCCAAGTTCACCTGCAAGCCCAGCgacatggcggcggccaccCACTTCCTCATCTCAGTCCCCACGCTCTTGCGCCCAGACCAAACCATCGACTCGTCCTTCCTGAGATCCGCCCTCAAGAACGTCGCCACATACGCCCGTCCCGGCtcagtcgtcgtcgtcgaatcCTCCGTCGCGGTCGGCATGACCAGGGAGCTTCTCGGGCCCCTGGCGAAGGAGCGTCATTTTTTCGCCGGCATGTCCCCTGAGCGCGTCGACCCTGGCCGCGTCGAGCCTCCTGCCTTCGCCATTCCAAAGATTGTGTCCGGCTTGGACGACATGGTCCCTGGTTCGCTGAACGCCATTGTCCGCCTCTACTCGCAGGTTTTCGACCATGTCGTGCCCGTGTCACGAcccgaggtcgccgagatgACCAAGCTGTACGAGAACTGCCAACGCATGATGTGCATTGCATTCGCAAACGAGATGGCCGATGCTTGTTTGGGACATGGCGTCGACCCATACGAAGTGTCTggtgcggcggcgaccaagCCGTTCGGATACATGCCGTTCACGCCCAGTCTCGGTGTCGGCGGTCACTGTATCCCTGTCAACCCGTACTACCTTCTGTCCAACAGCCAGTTCCCTCTCCTTCAGCACGCAACGGAGAAGATGCGTGCCCGCCCGGCGGCCATTGCCCAGCGCGCGGTCGAGACGCTGTGTGCCGAGAAGCTGCGGCCCAgtgtcctcgtcgtcggcatggGGTTCAAGAAGGGCCAGTCCCACCTGGCCAACTCGCCCGGTCTCGAGCTCGCAAAGAGTCTCGTGCTGACGGAGAAGGTCGATGTTTGCTGGGCCGATCCCCTCGTCAAACAGGAGGCGGTGCCGCAGATCGCCCGTCTGGATGTCGAGGACTGGAACGTCAAGTCGCTCGAGCAGCGCTTCGACATGATCATCGTTGCGTTCCGGCAAACAGGGTTGGAATTTGACGTCCTGAACCGGCTCGAAGGGACTCGTGTCGAGATGTGGTGCAACTGA